Proteins encoded together in one Streptomyces sp. B1I3 window:
- a CDS encoding branched-chain amino acid aminotransferase, producing MTTPTIELKPSSNPLSDAEREAAMADPGFGRHFTDHMVTISWTEGRGWHDAQLVPYGPLSLDPANMTLHYAQEIFEGLKAYRRPDGTVATFRPEVNAARFQRSAARLAMPELPVETFIEACDALVRQDEAWVPPHGGEESLYLRPFMIAAEVGLGVRPANEYLFIVIASPAGAYFPGGVKPVSIWLSQDRVRAVPGGMGDAKTGGNYAASLLAQAEAAAKGCDQVAYLDAVEHKWVEELGGMNLYFVYEQEDGGKRIVTPSLTGSLLAGVTRDSLLTVARDLGYASEEGRVSIDQWRADTANGTLTEVFACGTAAVITPVGTVKSADGEWVQGDGTPGEVTLKLRERLLDIQRGIAEDTHGWMHPLG from the coding sequence ATGACGACGCCCACGATCGAGCTCAAGCCCTCCTCGAACCCGCTGTCCGACGCGGAGCGGGAGGCGGCCATGGCCGATCCCGGATTCGGCCGGCACTTCACCGACCACATGGTGACGATCAGCTGGACCGAAGGCCGGGGCTGGCACGACGCCCAGCTCGTCCCGTACGGCCCGCTGTCGCTCGACCCGGCCAACATGACCCTGCACTACGCGCAGGAGATCTTCGAGGGCCTCAAGGCCTACCGCCGGCCCGACGGGACGGTCGCGACCTTCCGCCCGGAGGTCAACGCCGCGCGCTTCCAGCGCTCCGCCGCCCGCCTCGCGATGCCCGAGCTCCCCGTCGAGACGTTCATCGAGGCCTGCGACGCGCTGGTCCGGCAGGACGAGGCCTGGGTCCCGCCGCACGGCGGCGAGGAGTCCCTGTACCTGCGCCCGTTCATGATCGCCGCCGAGGTCGGGCTGGGTGTGCGGCCCGCCAACGAGTACCTCTTCATCGTCATCGCCTCGCCGGCCGGCGCCTACTTCCCCGGCGGCGTGAAGCCGGTCTCCATCTGGCTCTCCCAGGACCGGGTGCGTGCCGTCCCCGGCGGCATGGGCGACGCCAAGACCGGCGGCAACTACGCCGCCTCCCTCCTCGCCCAGGCCGAGGCCGCCGCGAAGGGCTGCGACCAGGTCGCCTACCTCGACGCCGTCGAGCACAAGTGGGTCGAGGAGCTGGGCGGCATGAACCTCTACTTCGTGTACGAGCAGGAGGACGGCGGCAAGCGGATCGTCACCCCCTCCCTCACCGGCTCGCTGCTCGCAGGAGTCACCCGCGACTCCCTCCTCACCGTCGCCCGGGACCTCGGCTACGCCTCCGAGGAAGGCCGGGTCTCCATCGACCAGTGGCGCGCCGACACCGCGAACGGCACCCTGACCGAGGTCTTCGCCTGTGGCACCGCGGCCGTCATCACGCCCGTCGGCACCGTGAAGTCCGCGGACGGCGAATGGGTCCAGGGTGACGGCACGCCCGGCGAGGTGACCCTCAAGCTGCGCGAGCGCCTGCTGGACATCCAGCGGGGCATCGCCGAGGACACGCACGGCTGGATGCACCCGCTCGGCTAG